One window of Triticum dicoccoides isolate Atlit2015 ecotype Zavitan chromosome 5A, WEW_v2.0, whole genome shotgun sequence genomic DNA carries:
- the LOC119299543 gene encoding uncharacterized protein LOC119299543, with protein MDKKQGFFSALREEVARGLSPARARRRAEEVAAAKAALRYAGGGGGEALAPLMEGPDPEEAGGGEGAGRARRDGWGRWVRGQLARAPSSGPVASGGGAGAARRNDLRMLLGVMGAALAPVHVCAAEPLPHLSIKDTPIETSSAQYILQQYLAASGGQKLLSSVRNSYAMGKVRMVATECETAGRVVKNRMAARCAEPGRFVLWQMAPEMWYIELAVGGSKVHAGCNGKLVWRHTPWLGAHSAKGPVRPLRRSLQGLDPLTTASMFAGARCIGERKVNGDDCFILKLCADPETLRARSEGLAEIIRHVLFGYFSQKTGLLVHLEDSHLTRIQSTTGGDAVYWETTINSFIEDYRPVEGIMIAHAGRSAVTLFRFGEVAMSHTKTRMEEAWSIEEVAFNVPGLSMDCFIPPTDIKSGSISETMELPQSGKSKAGGLLPCHGAKVAALEKADDNVAWSGALQRDCK; from the exons ATGGACAAGAAGCAGGGCTTCTTCTCGGCGCTGCGGGAGGAGGTGGCCCGCGGGTTGTCGCCGGCGCGGGCGCGGCGCAGGgccgaggaggtggcggcggcgaaggcggcgcTGCGGTACgcggggggcggcggcggggaggcgctcgCGCCGCTCATGGAGGGCCCGGAtccggaggaggccggcggcggcgagggcgccgggcgcgcgcgCAGGGACGGGTGGGGGCGCTGGGTGCGCGGCCAGCTCGCGCGCGCCCCGTCGTCCGGGCCCGTGgcctccggcggcggcgccggcgcggcGAGGCGGAACGACCTCAGGATGCTGCTCGGGGTCATGGGCGCGGCGCTCGCGCCCGTGCATGTCTGCGCCGCCGAGCCGCTCCCGCACCTCAGCATCAAGGACACCCCCATT GAGACTTCGTCGGCGCAGTACATTCTGCAGCAGTATCTGGCTGCCTCCGGCGGGCAGAAGCTCCTCTCTTCAGTCCGCAACTCGTATGCCATGGGGAAGGTGCGCATGGTGGCTACCGAGTGCGAGACAGCGGGGCGTGTCGTGAAGAACCGCATGGCGGCGCGCTGTGCTGAACCAGGCCGGTTCGTGCTGTGGCAGATGGCTCCCGAGATGTGGTACATTGAGCTGGCTGTTGGTGGGAGCAAGGTGCACGCCGGATGCAACGGCAAGCTCGTCTGGCGCCACACTCCATGGCTTGGTGCACATTCTGCCAAGGGACCTGTCCGCCCTCTCCGCCGCTCGCTTCAG GGTCTGGATCCTTTGACCACGGCGAGCATGTTTGCTGGTGCACGCTGCATTGGCGAGAGGAAGGTGAATGGGGACGATTGCTTCATTCTGAAGCTGTGTGCTGATCCTGAGACGCTAAGAGCACGCAGCGAGGGGCTCGCGGAGATCATCCGGCATGTCCTCTTTGGGTACTTCAGCCAGAAGACCGGGCTTCTTGTCCACCTCGAGGATTCTCACCTCACTCGAATTCAGTCCACAACCGGAGGTGATGCGGTTTACTGGGAGACTACCATCAATTCGTTCATCGAGGACTACCGGCCAGTGGAGGGGATAATGATTGCACATGCTGGGCGCTCGGCCGTGACCCTCTTCCGTTTCGGAGAGGTGGCCATGAGCCACACCAAGACTCGCATGGAAGAGGCATGGAGCATTGAGGAGGTGGCGTTCAATGTTCCCGGTCTCTCCATGGATTGCTTCATCCCACCCACTGATATCAAGTCTGGATCCATCAGTGAGACCATGGAGCTTCCGCAGAGTGGGAAGAGCAAGGCCGGTGGTCTTCTCCCGTGCCATGGTGCCAAGGTTGCTGCTCTAGAGAAGGCCGATGATAATGTTGCGTGGAGCGGAGCCCTGCAGCGAGATTGCAAGTGA